In Tistrella mobilis, the genomic window TGCTGGGGCGGCAGTCTTGCCTATCTGGCAGCCGCGAAACTGTCGGTTGATGCCGCCGTCAGCTATTACGGGGGCCAGGTACCGAAATATCTCGACGAGGGCATCAAGCCGGTGGCGCCCCTGCTGGTCCATCTGGGCGGGCGCGACAGCCATATCCCCGCAGGTCCCACCGCAGACAAACTGCGTGTGACGGCGCCGGGTGCCGAGATCTATGTCCATCCCCAGGCAGGGCACGGATTCAATTGCGAGGCCCGGCCCGACTATCGGCCGGAAGAAGCCCGCTATGCCATGGAAGTGACCCTGCGCTTCCTGGATCGCCGCCTGTCGGGTCCGCGCCGGCCGCCACTCTGAAGATCCCGCACATGAACCGACAAAGGGCGGCCTCCGACGGGGCCGCCCTTTGTCATAGGTCGATGCAGGCGCCGCCGGTCAGGCGGAGGTGAACTCGATCAGCACGCCGCAGGCCTCCTCGGGTCCGACGATCAGATCGCCGTTCTGCTCGCGATCGAAGGCCACGCCATTTTCCTGGAGCACAGCTGCGGTGCGGTCGCGGTCGGCGACACCGATCTGCAGCGCCACCAGGCCGTGATCATGAGCGCGCGGCTCGTCATCGAGATCGGGATGCAGATTGGGCAGGTCGTAAGGTGTGGCGAACATCAGCACCCCACGCCCGGTATGGACCGCGATCACGGTATCGGTGGGGGTGACCGCACCACTCCCAAACAGACGGGAGTAGGCATCGGCGGCGGCATTCACGTCATCCACCACGATGGTGGCGGACAGGATGCTGCGCGCCGTATTGGGGTGGGCCAGCCAGTCCGGGCGACGCATCTTCTCGGGCGTCAGATGCTGACAGAGGAAGGCGGGAATGCCGGGCGTGGCACCATCGGCCAGATGGACATTGCGAAAGGCGAGTTCCACCGGGCCGCCATCGGGGCCGTTCTCGATCACCCGGCCCAGATTGCGCAGCGCATTCTCGGGCGCAACCAGCCCTGCCGCCCCAAGCAGTGCATGCGATGCCTCGGCATCCGGGGTGGAAAAGACCACGCCCAGCCCGCCCTCACCCTTTTCGAGGAAGCGGTCCAGGCCGTTGGTGAAGGCGGTGGAATCGATCAGCCCGAGCAGTTCCAGGTAGTCGTCATCGAACATGACGCAATAATTGGCGGTGCCCCAGCCAACATGGCGTCCGCGGTCGGTGACGGCAAAGCCGAGGCGCCGATACCGTTCCCGTGCCGCTTCCAGGTCGGCGACACCGATGATGGCATGGTCGATGCCGTTGATCGCGTGGGTCATCTCTCCGGCGCTCCGCTTTTGTGGGGCTTTGCCGATTAGTGACCCGAACCGGGCTGCGGAGCAAGACCCATGCGTGGGCTGGTCCGTGATGCGGCCCTGTTTCTCCCGGGTGAGGCTCATAAAAAAGGGCGGCAGACGCCGCCCTTTTATCCCGCAACCCATGGTTCCCGAGCGCGAGCCGTCAACCGGCGAGTTCCCGGCCGCGGTCGCGTGCGGCAGTGACCGCGCGCGCCATCAGCGGCGGCAGCCCCGTCTGCCGGTCCATCAGCACCGACAGGGCAGCTGCGGTGGTGCCCGCGGGGCTGGTCACGGCTTCCCGCAATGCGGTCTCGGTCTCAGGCGACGCGTCGGCCAGCGCTGCGGCGCCGATCACGGTCGCACGCGCCAGCCGCCGCGCCGTTTCATAGGGCAGGCCCACCTCTTCACCGGCGCGGGTCATTGCTTCGATCATATGGAAAACATAGGCCGGTCCGCTGCCCGAGACGGCGGTGACCGCATCGATCAGCCCCTCGTCCTCGATCCAGACCACCTCGCCAACGGCCGAGAGCAGACCTTCGGCCAGGGCCCGATCGCGGCCATCCGTCTCTGCTACGGCATAGCAGCCGGTGATGCCGCGACCAATTGCCGCAGGGGTATTGGGCATCGCCCGGATCACCTTGCGCGGGTGGCCCAGCAGATCACGCAGGGTCTGCACCGTCTTGCCCGCGGCAACCGAGACCACAAGGGTTTCAGGCCCGACCAGAGGGGCCGCCGGCGGCAGGGCCACCTCGAAACTCTGCGGCTTCACCGCCACCACCAATACGTCGAAACCGCCATCGGGCATGGACACCGCATCGGCATCCGCCGCAACGCGCACGCCACGGTCCTGCAGACGGGTCCGGCCTTCGACCGAGGGGTCGATCACGGTAATGCTGTGCGGATCGCGGCCACGGGCGATCCAGCCTTCGATCATCGCGCCACCCATCCGGCCGGCGCCGATCACGAGCAGCTGACCGGCCGTCCCGGCTTCAGATGTGCTGGACATGAGGGAATCAGGCCTCGCCGACGGTTTCGAACATGGCAGCCGTGATGGCCTCGTCGGCCGTCTTGCCACCCCAGATGACGAACTGGAAGGCGGGATAGGCGCGCTCGCATTCGGAGACCGCGATGTCCACCACCTCTTCCACATGCTCAGGGGTCAGCGGACCACCGCGGACCAGCAGGGTATGGCGGAACAGCGGTACCGATTCCTCGGTCCAGAGGTCGAAATGGCCCAGCCACAGGCGCTCGTTCAGCTGCGCCAGCAGCGGATAGATGTTCGTACGGCGGCCGGCCGGCACCTTCATATCCAGCGCACAGGACAGATGCAGGGCGGCAGTCTCCGGGCGCCACGCGAACCAGAGGCGGAAGTCGCAGAACTTGCCGGTGATTTCGACAGCCATCTCGTCTTCGGTCTGGCGGTCGAACGGCCATTCGTTGGCGATGACGATCTGTTCGACGAGATCGAGAGGATTGGCCACGACGTCTTCGGCTTCCGCGATGATGAAAGACATGCTCGATCGCCTCCTTGGGCGGGCGGCTGCAGGCCGCGGATCCCGGCGGCGGTCTCGGGGACACCGCCGCTGGCGCGAAGGTGGGGGCGAGAACACGACGACCTGCCGGACCTCCGCGAGAGCACGGATTTTCGTCACTCCCGCGGTGCGGCGGCCTGCCGTCGGGTTCGAGGCGGCTACCACATCTTGTGGCGCAGACGGCGTAAACCGACTACGTCGGCAGCGTGCACGAAGCCCAGGTCAGCCGCAAGGCCCGTTGTTTAGCCATAATGGCGGTGCGGATGCAACGTCTTTCCGCAGCGCACCCGCCACGGCCGGAAAATCCCACAGGCTCAAGGCCCTGGCCGATGACGGGGCATCTGCTCCGGCGGCCGGAAAATCTGCCGGAAAATCGACGGGGCCCCGGTTCTCAGCCCCGCCGGTGTGGTCAGTACAGGGTGCGTGGAAGGCGAGTGACCGCCTCGGCATCATAGCCGTTGGCATCGAAATCCTGGCGGGCGGCCTTCAGCATCTGCCCGGCGGTGGGCAGGGTGTCGGTGACAGGCCATGTTTCAGGGGTCCACAACCCGGACCGGATCAGCGCCCGGGCGCACTGGAAATAGACCGTGTCGATGGCAACCAGAATCACGGTGCGGGGCAGGTGGTCGTCGACGGCAAAGCTGTCACACAGCGCCGGATCGGTCGAAATGCGGGCCCGGCCGTTGATCCGAAGCGCCTCGCCCTTGCCCGGGATCAGGAACATGAGGGCGACGCGGGGGTCGCGGACGATGTTGCGCAGGCTGTCGACCCGGTTATTGCCCCGGCGGTCGGGGATGGCGAGGGTACGCTCGTCCAGCACCCGCACGAAGCCGGCCGGATCGCCGCGCGGTGAGCAGTCGAGCCCCTCGGCTGCGACGGTGGCGAGGGCGAAGAACGGGGCAGCCTCGACGAAGGCGCGATAGGGCGCCGTCAGAACCGGTACTTCCTTGATCAGCGACGCCTCGACCGGGGTGCCGTAGAGTGCGTCGAGTTCGGCTTCGGTGGTCACGACATGCCCGGTCATCACATCCTCGGTTTCTGTCAGGGACGGCCGTCAACCGAAACACCGGATGACGCCGTCATTGAGCCCGTGGCCGAGCTTATACCATCATGCAGTGATCAGTCGCCCCGCGACATGCCCCCTGCCGGAGCCAGCCGATGACCAGCACCACCGATCGCTTCGCCCCACCCTCCTCCTCGGGCGAAGCAGCCCCCAGCAGGCCACGGCTCGACGGCCGGCGGATCGCCATGCTGGGCCTGGGGCTGATGGGCCGGCCGATGGCGATCAACCTGGCCCGCGCCGGGGCGGATCTGGCCGTCTGGAACCGAAGCCCCGCCACCACCACGGAGGTCGCGGCTGCAACGGGGGCCCGCGCGGCTTCAAGCCCTGCCGAAGCGGCTGCCGGTGCCGGGATCGTCGTTCTTTGTGTCACGGATACCGCCGCGGTCGAATCCGTGCTGTTCGGCACGGACGGCGTGGCAACCGCACGGCCCGCGCCCCGGGTGGTCGTCGACATGGGCACGACGGATCCGCTGGTGACACCGGACATAGGTCGGCGCCTGACGCAAGCCTGTGGGGCGAGCCTCGTCGATGCACCGGTATCCGGCGGCACCCGCGGGGCCGAAGCGGCAACGCTCTCGATCATGGCCGGTGCAGACGATGCAGCCTTCGAGGCGGCGCTGCCGGTGCTTCAGGTGCTGGGCAGCCGCATCACCCGGATCGGCAGCCCCGGCGCCGGCCAGGTCGCCAAGGCTGCAAACCAGGTGGTGGTGGGCGTGGTGATCCAGGCGGTGGCCGAAGCCCTGGCGCTGGCCGAGGCGGCCGGCGTCGATCCGGCCCGGGTGCGCGAGGCGATGATCGGCGGCTTCGCCGACGGCACCATCCTGCGCCAGCATGGCGAGCGCATGGTGATCGGAAATCTGACACCGGGCGGCAAGTGCAGGATCCATCTGAAGGACATGGTGCAGGCAACCCGGCTGGGAGATGCCAACGGCCTGGCCATGCCGGCCTCGGCGCTGGTGCGCGATGCCTTCGCCCGGCTGGTCGACCAGGGCCGGGGTGAGCTTGATCACAGCGCCCTGCACCTGCTGCTCACCGACACGTTCCGCGCCTCTGGCGATGATGTCGCAGCACGATAGGCCACCAGAAATCCTCAAGACAATATCAGAAACGAAACATCCACGAGAAGAAACAAGATCAAATCTTTCCAAAGAGTTGACCGGAAAAAAATGTATCGCTAGGCTTCCCGACTTGATGAAGGGGGAAACAATCGGACGAAGCCTGCCGACTGGTAGCCTTCACATGTCGGGATTTGTCGTCGCCGCCGGTCCCGAAACCGTTCCGCCCTCTCGATTTTCAGGAGCGCTTCCCGAAACATGACCCAGTTCCGCCCCGGTCCGCTGAACGCGATCACCGACGTCCCCGGCATCAAGGTCGGACAGGCGCATGACGACCGACTGTGGAGCGGCGTCACCGTGATCGTGCCGGACGAGCCGATGCTGGCGGCGGTGGATGTGCGCGGCGGCGGCCCCGGCACCCGCGAGACCGATGCCCTCAATTCGGCGTCGATGGTGCAGAAGGTGCATGCGGTGGTCCTGTCGGGGGGCTCGGCTTACGGGCTCGATGCGGCCTCGGCGGTGATGTCGCGCCTGGCAGCTCAGGGGCGGGGTGTGCAGATCGGCGATGCGATCATCCCGATCGTGCCATCTGCCATCCTGTTCGATCTGGTCAATGGCGGCGACAAGAACTGGGGCGATGAGCCGCCCTATCGGAGGCTGGCCGGCCAGGCAATGGACGCCCTCGGCACCACCGTCGCCGAAGGCAATGCCGGCGCCGGCTACGGCGCCAAGGCCGGCGCCTACAAGGGCGGCCTTGGCACCGCATCGATCGTAACCGGCGAAGGCTATACCGTGGGCGCGCTGGTGGCCTGCAATTCCTTCGGTACACCCGTCATCCCGGGCACGCCGTGCTTCTGGGCCTGGCCTCACGAGATCGACGACGAATTCGGAGGGCAGCCGCTGCACTGTCTGGCGAAGCCCTCCACTCACGACTTCACCTTCACCCCCGGCCGCCCAGGCGTGCCGGGAGAGGTGCTGGACACCACGACCGCCGGGGAGAGGGCGGACGTGGCGACGAAGAGGCCGGCAGAGCTGGACGGCGGCGACCCCGCCGCCGCAGCGGCCGGCGGCAACACCACGATCGGCATCGTCGCCATCGATGCGGATCTGACCCGCGGGGAGGCGGAGCGCATCGCGATCATGGCCCAGGACGGCTATGCCCGCGCGGTGCGCCCGATGCACACGCCGTTCGACGGTGATACCATCTTCGTCCTCGCCACCGGCAAGCGACCGCTTGCAAATCCGGTGGTGGACGTCGCGCGGCTCGGCATGCACGCGGCCGACTGCGTCGCCCGTGCCCTGACCCGCGGCGTCTATGCGGCCGAGACGCTGGGACGTTATCCCGGCTATCGGTCCGTTCACGGGCATCGGCTCAATCGGGCCGCGCAGGGAGGCTGATAGAACATGGGCACCATTAAGCCGTGGCTCGCCGCGGCGCTTCTTGGCACGGCGGTCGCCTTCGGGCCGGCCGCGGCCTTCGCCGCGAAGGACACCTTCTCGATCGGTGCGGTGCTGGAACCGCCGCATCTCGATCCGACCGCGGGTGCCGCGGCGGCGATCGACGAGGTCGTCTTCATCAACGTCTTCGAGGGTCTGGTCCGCCTCGACGAGCGCGGCCATATCCAGCCGCTGCTGGCCGAAAGCTGGACCATCTCGGATGACGGCCTGACCTATACCTTCAAGCTGCGCCAGGGCGTGAAATTCCACGACGGTACGACTTTCGATTCGGCCGACGTGAAGTTCAGCTTCGAGCGGGCGATGGCGCCGAACAGCGTCAACGCGCAGAAGGGCCTGTTCGCGCCGATCGCGTCGATCGAGGCGCCGGATGCCTCGACGGTGGTTCTCAAGCTGTCGAAGCCGGCCGGCCAGATGCTGTTCAACCTGACCTGGGGCGATGCCGCGATCGTGGCACCCGAGAGCGCAGGCGAGGCCGAGAAGACCCGGCCGGTCGGCACCGGCCCGTTCAAGTTCAAGCAGTGGGTCAAGGGTGACCGGGTCGAACTGACCCGCAATGACGACTACTGGGGCGACAAGGTCGCGCTGAAGGAAGCCACCATCAAGTTCATCGCCGATCCGGCGGCGGCATTGCAGGCGATCCTGGCGGGCGATCTGGATGCCTTCTCGAACTTCCCGGCCCCCGAAAACCTGCCCCAGCTGGAGGCCGATCCGCGCTTCAAGGTCGCGATCGGCATGACCGAGGGCGAGACCATCCTGGCGATGAACAACGGCGTGAAGCCGTTCAACGACATCCGGGTGCGTCGCGCGGTTTCGCATGCCATCGACCGCCAGGCGGTGATCGACGGCCAGTTTGGCTACGGTACCCCGATCGGCAGCCACTTCTCGCCGAGCGCGCCCGGTTATGTCGATCTGACCGACCGTTACCCCTACGATCCGGCGAAGGCCAAGGCGCTGCTGACCGAGGCCGGCTATCCGGACGGCTTCAAGACCGCGCTGATGCTGCCGCCCCCGGGTTATGCCCGTCGTGGCGGTGAGATCATCGCGGCCATGCTGGCCGAGGTCGGCATCCAGGCCGAAATCGTGCCGCTGGAATGGGCGCAGTGGCTGGATCAGGTGTTCAAGAACAAGGCTTACGGGATGACGATCGTCTCCCACACCGAGCCCATGGACATCGGGATCTATGCCCGCGACAACTACTACTTCAACTACAAGAACCCTGCGTTCAACGAGCTGATGGCAAAGCTCGACACGACCACCGACCAGAATGAGCGCCTCAAGCTCTATGGCGACGCGCAGCGGATGCTGGCAGAGGATGCGGTCAACGCCTTCCTGTTCGAACTGCCGCAGTACGGCGTGTGGAACGCCAAGGTCGAAGGCCTGTGGACCGATCGTCCCTTCCAGGTCAACGACCTGACCAAGGTGCACTGGACCGAGTGACCGGTCTTCGCCCTGCGGCCGGACTGATCCGGCCGCAGGGCAACCAGCACCGCCTGCCCGACGCCACCATCACTTCCAGACCGACACTTCCACCCGAGGACGCGCCGGCTCCATGGCCCTGTTCCTGTTCCGACGGCTGATCACACTGATGCTGACCCTTCTGGTCGCGGCAACGGTCGTGTTCGTCGTGCTCGAAATCCTGCCGGGCGACCCGGCCGCAGTCATGCTCGGCCTGAATGCCGAGCCCGACACGGTGGCGGCGCTGCGCGCACAGCTCGGGCTGGACCAGCCGCTCACCGACCGCTTCTTCGGCTGGCTGGGCGGCATGATCGTGGGCGATTTCGGCCGCTCTTACACCTACAGCGTGCCGGTGACCGAACTGCTGGCCGATCGCGTGGCGATCACCGTGCCGCTCGCCCTGTTCGCGATCACGCTGTCCACCCTGATCGCCATCCCGCTCGGCGTGTTTGCTGCCCGCAATCACAACAAGCTGGGCGATGTGGGCGTGATGGGCTTTTCGCAGATCGGCGTGGCCGTGCCGAACTTCTGGTTCGCCCTGCTGCTGATCATCCTGTTCGCGGTGAACCTGGGCTGGACACCCGCCGGCGGGTTTCCCGGCTGGGATGCCGGCATCGGCCCGGCGCTTTCCGCGCTGCTGCTGCCGGCCATCGCCCTCGCCCTGCCTCAGGCCGCCATCCTTGCCCGCATCACCCGCTCATCCGTGCTGGAGGTGCTGCGCGAGGACTATGTCCGCACCGCCCGTGCCAAGGGGCTGGACCGGCGTTCGGCGCTCTGGCGCCATGCCGTGCCCAACGCGCTCATCCCCGTGGTCACCATTCTCGGCCTGCAGATCTCGTCACTGCTCGCCGGCACGATCATCATCGAAAACGTCTTCGCCCTGCCCGGCGTCGGCCGGCTGATTTTCCAGGCGATTGCCCAGCGCGACCTGATCACGGTCAAGAGCCTCGTGGTGGTGATCGCTGCCGTGGTGGTGTTCGTGAACTTCCTGGTCGACCTGTCCTATGCCGCCCTCGATCCGCGTCTCCGGCGCGGCGGCGACATGCTCTGAGCCGGCGGAGGACCCCATGACCCAGACCACTGCCATCACCATCCGTCGCCCTTCGGCCGCAGCCGAGATCTTCCGTCGGGCTCTCGCCAGCCGGAACTTCGTCGTGGGCGGCGTGATCACCCTGCTCTTCCTCGGCATCGCGGCGACCTCGCTGTTCTGGACGCCGCTCGATCCGACCAAGATGAATGTCCGCGCCCGCCTGCAGGCGCCATCCGCGACCAACCTGTTCGGCACCGACCAGTTCGGCCGCGACATCCTGTCGATGATCATGACCGGTGCGCAGAACTCGATCCTGGTCGGCGTGGTCGCGGTCGGCATCGGCCTGACCATCGGCACCGCCCTCGGCTGCCTCGCCGCCGCCCGGCGCGGCTGGATCGAGGAACTGGTGATGCGCTTCAGCGACTTCGCCTTCGCCTTCCCGGCCCTGCTCTCGGCGGTGATGATCACCGCCCTGCTCGGCCCCGGCGCGGTGAACTCGATCCTCGCGATCGGCATCTTCAACGTGCCGGTTTTCGCCCGCATCACCCGTGGTGCCGCCCTCGCCGTCTGGTCGCGCGAATACGTCATGGCCGCGCGCCTCGCAGGAAAGGGCCCGGTGCGCATCACGCTGCACCATGTGCTGCCCAACATCCTGTCGATCATCATCGTGCAGGCGACCATCCAGTTCGCGCTCGCGATCCTGGCCGAAGCGGGCCTCAGCTATCTGGGCCTCGGCACCCAGCCCCCCACCCCCAGCTGGGGCCGCATGCTGAACGAGGCGCAGACCTTCATCTACATGGCGCCGCAGCTCGCGATCATCCCGGGTCTTGCCATCGTCTTCACCGTGCTCGGCCTGAACCTGCTGGGCGACGGCCTTCGCGACGTGCTCGACCCCAAGCTCCGGCGGGCCCGCTGATGCCCGGCCTCCGGTTCCCCCAGCCCGCCCATCCTTCCAACCCAGCCCGTGCCTGAAGGACCGCCAGCCCCATGACCGCAACCGACGAGCCTCTGCTCTCGATCGCAGATCTCCGGGTGACGCTGCCCACGCCCGACGGCCCGGCGCCGATCCTGCGCGGCGTCAGCTTCGACGTCGCCGCCGGCCAGATGCTGGGCCTGGTGGGTGAAAGCGGCTCCGGCAAGTCCATGACCGCGCTCGCCATCATGGGCCTGCTGCCCGACAAGGCGATGGTCGAGGGATCGATCCGGCTGGCCGGCGAAGAACTGACCCGGCTGTCGGAGCCTGAACTCTGCAAGCGCCGTGGCCGCAACATGGCCATGATCTTTCAGGAGCCGATGACCGCGCTCAACCCGGTCAAGACCATCGGCCAGCAGGTCTCGGAAGGCATGCGCCTGCATCTCGGCATCGGCCGGGCCGAAGCGGATGATCGCGCCCGGCGGCTGCTGGAACGCGTGGGGCTGAATGCGAAGCGCTTCCCGCTCGACCTCTATCCCCACCAGCTCTCGGGCGGGCAGCGCCAGCGTGTGATGATCGCGGCGGCCCTTGCCTGCGAGCCCAAGCTGCTGATCGCCGACGAGCCGACCACCGCGCTCGACGTCACCATCCAGGCCCAGATCCTGGATCTGGTGGTGGAACTGGTGGAAGAGATGCGCATGGGGCTGGTGCTGATCACCCATGACCTGGGCGTCATCGCCGAAACGGTCGACAAGACCGCGGTGATGTATGCGGGATCGATCGTCGAGGCGGCACCGACCGAGCCGCTGTTCGCCGAGATGGGCCACCCCTACACCCACGGCCTGTTCGCGGCCATCCCCCATGCCCATGGGCTGGAGCATGCAGCCGATGGTGACGGCCCGGCCCATACCAGGCCGCGGCTGGCGACCATTCCCGGCACGGTGCCCGATCCGCGGCGCCTGCCGCCCGGCTGCGCCTTCGCCGGCCGCTGCCCCCGGTCGGATACCGCCTGCACCGGCGACATACCCTGGGTGCGCCTGGCCGCAGATCATGGTGTCGCCTGCGTCCACCCGGTGGCCAAGGGTGAGCATATTCCGGAGTTCGCCGCATGATCGCCGCAGAAACTGCCCCCCGACCCGCGGCCGATGCCGCCCGGGCGCCCCTGCTGCGCATTCAGGGGCTGGTGCGCGAATACCGCCTGCCGCGCGAGCGGCTGACCCAGGCACCGCCGGTGCTGCGCGCGCTGGATGGTGTCGATCTGGAGATGGCGCCGGGTGAGAGCGTCGGCATCGTGGGCGAGTCCGGCTGCGGCAAGTCCACACTTGCCCGCACCGTGGTGGCGCTGGAAGCCCCCAGTGCCGGCAAGGTCTGGTTCGACGGCGACGACCTGTTCGCGCTGAAGGGCCGCGACCTGCTGAAGCGGCGCCGCGACCTTCAGATGGTGTTCCAGGACCCCTACGGCTCGCTGGATCCGCGCCACAAGGTGGAACGGATCATCGCCGAGCCGATGGAAGGGTTGCATGTCGGCACGAAGAGCGAGCGGGCCGGCCGGGTGGCGGAAGCGCTGGCCCAGGTTGGCCTGCGCCCGACCGATGCCGACCGGTACCCGCATGAATTCTCGGGCGGCCAGCGTCAGCGTATCGCGATCGCGCGGGCGCTTATCACCCGGCCGAAGCTGATCGTGGCCGACGAAGCGGTCTC contains:
- a CDS encoding VOC family protein → MTHAINGIDHAIIGVADLEAARERYRRLGFAVTDRGRHVGWGTANYCVMFDDDYLELLGLIDSTAFTNGLDRFLEKGEGGLGVVFSTPDAEASHALLGAAGLVAPENALRNLGRVIENGPDGGPVELAFRNVHLADGATPGIPAFLCQHLTPEKMRRPDWLAHPNTARSILSATIVVDDVNAAADAYSRLFGSGAVTPTDTVIAVHTGRGVLMFATPYDLPNLHPDLDDEPRAHDHGLVALQIGVADRDRTAAVLQENGVAFDREQNGDLIVGPEEACGVLIEFTSA
- the proC gene encoding pyrroline-5-carboxylate reductase; this encodes MSSTSEAGTAGQLLVIGAGRMGGAMIEGWIARGRDPHSITVIDPSVEGRTRLQDRGVRVAADADAVSMPDGGFDVLVVAVKPQSFEVALPPAAPLVGPETLVVSVAAGKTVQTLRDLLGHPRKVIRAMPNTPAAIGRGITGCYAVAETDGRDRALAEGLLSAVGEVVWIEDEGLIDAVTAVSGSGPAYVFHMIEAMTRAGEEVGLPYETARRLARATVIGAAALADASPETETALREAVTSPAGTTAAALSVLMDRQTGLPPLMARAVTAARDRGRELAG
- a CDS encoding YbjN domain-containing protein, which produces MSFIIAEAEDVVANPLDLVEQIVIANEWPFDRQTEDEMAVEITGKFCDFRLWFAWRPETAALHLSCALDMKVPAGRRTNIYPLLAQLNERLWLGHFDLWTEESVPLFRHTLLVRGGPLTPEHVEEVVDIAVSECERAYPAFQFVIWGGKTADEAITAAMFETVGEA
- a CDS encoding pyridoxamine 5'-phosphate oxidase family protein; translated protein: MTGHVVTTEAELDALYGTPVEASLIKEVPVLTAPYRAFVEAAPFFALATVAAEGLDCSPRGDPAGFVRVLDERTLAIPDRRGNNRVDSLRNIVRDPRVALMFLIPGKGEALRINGRARISTDPALCDSFAVDDHLPRTVILVAIDTVYFQCARALIRSGLWTPETWPVTDTLPTAGQMLKAARQDFDANGYDAEAVTRLPRTLY
- a CDS encoding NAD(P)-dependent oxidoreductase, with translation MTSTTDRFAPPSSSGEAAPSRPRLDGRRIAMLGLGLMGRPMAINLARAGADLAVWNRSPATTTEVAAATGARAASSPAEAAAGAGIVVLCVTDTAAVESVLFGTDGVATARPAPRVVVDMGTTDPLVTPDIGRRLTQACGASLVDAPVSGGTRGAEAATLSIMAGADDAAFEAALPVLQVLGSRITRIGSPGAGQVAKAANQVVVGVVIQAVAEALALAEAAGVDPARVREAMIGGFADGTILRQHGERMVIGNLTPGGKCRIHLKDMVQATRLGDANGLAMPASALVRDAFARLVDQGRGELDHSALHLLLTDTFRASGDDVAAR
- a CDS encoding P1 family peptidase, coding for MTQFRPGPLNAITDVPGIKVGQAHDDRLWSGVTVIVPDEPMLAAVDVRGGGPGTRETDALNSASMVQKVHAVVLSGGSAYGLDAASAVMSRLAAQGRGVQIGDAIIPIVPSAILFDLVNGGDKNWGDEPPYRRLAGQAMDALGTTVAEGNAGAGYGAKAGAYKGGLGTASIVTGEGYTVGALVACNSFGTPVIPGTPCFWAWPHEIDDEFGGQPLHCLAKPSTHDFTFTPGRPGVPGEVLDTTTAGERADVATKRPAELDGGDPAAAAAGGNTTIGIVAIDADLTRGEAERIAIMAQDGYARAVRPMHTPFDGDTIFVLATGKRPLANPVVDVARLGMHAADCVARALTRGVYAAETLGRYPGYRSVHGHRLNRAAQGG
- a CDS encoding ABC transporter substrate-binding protein yields the protein MGTIKPWLAAALLGTAVAFGPAAAFAAKDTFSIGAVLEPPHLDPTAGAAAAIDEVVFINVFEGLVRLDERGHIQPLLAESWTISDDGLTYTFKLRQGVKFHDGTTFDSADVKFSFERAMAPNSVNAQKGLFAPIASIEAPDASTVVLKLSKPAGQMLFNLTWGDAAIVAPESAGEAEKTRPVGTGPFKFKQWVKGDRVELTRNDDYWGDKVALKEATIKFIADPAAALQAILAGDLDAFSNFPAPENLPQLEADPRFKVAIGMTEGETILAMNNGVKPFNDIRVRRAVSHAIDRQAVIDGQFGYGTPIGSHFSPSAPGYVDLTDRYPYDPAKAKALLTEAGYPDGFKTALMLPPPGYARRGGEIIAAMLAEVGIQAEIVPLEWAQWLDQVFKNKAYGMTIVSHTEPMDIGIYARDNYYFNYKNPAFNELMAKLDTTTDQNERLKLYGDAQRMLAEDAVNAFLFELPQYGVWNAKVEGLWTDRPFQVNDLTKVHWTE
- a CDS encoding ABC transporter permease, with the protein product MALFLFRRLITLMLTLLVAATVVFVVLEILPGDPAAVMLGLNAEPDTVAALRAQLGLDQPLTDRFFGWLGGMIVGDFGRSYTYSVPVTELLADRVAITVPLALFAITLSTLIAIPLGVFAARNHNKLGDVGVMGFSQIGVAVPNFWFALLLIILFAVNLGWTPAGGFPGWDAGIGPALSALLLPAIALALPQAAILARITRSSVLEVLREDYVRTARAKGLDRRSALWRHAVPNALIPVVTILGLQISSLLAGTIIIENVFALPGVGRLIFQAIAQRDLITVKSLVVVIAAVVVFVNFLVDLSYAALDPRLRRGGDML
- a CDS encoding ABC transporter permease, which encodes MTQTTAITIRRPSAAAEIFRRALASRNFVVGGVITLLFLGIAATSLFWTPLDPTKMNVRARLQAPSATNLFGTDQFGRDILSMIMTGAQNSILVGVVAVGIGLTIGTALGCLAAARRGWIEELVMRFSDFAFAFPALLSAVMITALLGPGAVNSILAIGIFNVPVFARITRGAALAVWSREYVMAARLAGKGPVRITLHHVLPNILSIIIVQATIQFALAILAEAGLSYLGLGTQPPTPSWGRMLNEAQTFIYMAPQLAIIPGLAIVFTVLGLNLLGDGLRDVLDPKLRRAR
- a CDS encoding ABC transporter ATP-binding protein, which codes for MTATDEPLLSIADLRVTLPTPDGPAPILRGVSFDVAAGQMLGLVGESGSGKSMTALAIMGLLPDKAMVEGSIRLAGEELTRLSEPELCKRRGRNMAMIFQEPMTALNPVKTIGQQVSEGMRLHLGIGRAEADDRARRLLERVGLNAKRFPLDLYPHQLSGGQRQRVMIAAALACEPKLLIADEPTTALDVTIQAQILDLVVELVEEMRMGLVLITHDLGVIAETVDKTAVMYAGSIVEAAPTEPLFAEMGHPYTHGLFAAIPHAHGLEHAADGDGPAHTRPRLATIPGTVPDPRRLPPGCAFAGRCPRSDTACTGDIPWVRLAADHGVACVHPVAKGEHIPEFAA
- a CDS encoding ABC transporter ATP-binding protein, with amino-acid sequence MIAAETAPRPAADAARAPLLRIQGLVREYRLPRERLTQAPPVLRALDGVDLEMAPGESVGIVGESGCGKSTLARTVVALEAPSAGKVWFDGDDLFALKGRDLLKRRRDLQMVFQDPYGSLDPRHKVERIIAEPMEGLHVGTKSERAGRVAEALAQVGLRPTDADRYPHEFSGGQRQRIAIARALITRPKLIVADEAVSALDVSVQSQVLNLMMDLQAAVGMGYLFISHDLGVVGHVTDRVAVMYLGRIVETGATAEIFRAPAHPYTQMLLGAVPVPDPARSRRRRARQTADQGPALQPQAAGQSKPACAFMPRCSRATTRCGTERPELKPVAGGRLAACHHV